The proteins below come from a single Mauremys reevesii isolate NIE-2019 linkage group 6, ASM1616193v1, whole genome shotgun sequence genomic window:
- the TRIM14 gene encoding tripartite motif-containing protein 14 yields MECNTVNHWPGGPGEGPSREVLACGAGRLAGRGWLPASRGLPLPWGRSAAEAGLPGPPPSCGRRVSVPGRSGKEARPGHGAARVRARRRGPRGAGPRCELCPAGAAEWSCLTCLASYCGAHVRPHLGEPGGAPAFRGHRLGPAGEAAAELRALRERGRWCPEHRERPLELFCADCALCVCALCPVLGAHRGHRVSLVGQAAQGTKEFMTTYLKELELKKNQEVGNIRHIEQAVNDLKAHASASKASLAGKFTELRLLLDEEERLTKKFINEKTQRALMMYEQQTETCQERIQIIESFSDRVRQIQQRSDPIQLLQDYTASEKEIQQQRAPAEQWHPVPMSFEHVMNHYRGLARAMQSVLQKPLEARLKEDIFSSLNATSKKEPGALLKTTSTVDRSLFLKHARSPTLEYDSVHPRLSLSEDRLTVSCSWRRKFYPSSPQRFDKLWQVLSKDAFFSGSHYWEVDVLHAGQGWWIGAAYPSIKRHGDSETCRLGWNRASWCIKRFDLEYWAFHKGERTLILIDDDPERIGVFLDYEAGILSFYNVTDGMVHLHTFRCKFTEPLYPALRLWEGAITICKLT; encoded by the exons ATGGAATGCAACAcggtgaaccactggccaggcggtccagGCGAAGGGCCTTCACGGGAGGTATTAGCTT GCGGAGCAGGGCGGCTGGCTGGGCGTGGCTGGCTCCCCGCTAGCCGCGGTCTCccgctgccctggggccgctccGCGGCTGAGGCGGGGCTGCCGGGCCCGCCCCCTTCCTGCGGCCGGCGAGTTTCGGTTCCCGGGCGCAGCGGGAAGGAGGCGCGACCCGGCCATGGCGCAGCCCGAGTCCGAGCGCGGCGCCGCGGCccgcggggagccgggccccgGTGCGAGCTGTGCCCCGCCGGCGCGGCCGAGTGGAGCTGCCTCACCTGCCTGGCCTCCTACTGCGGGGCCCACGTCCGGCCGCACCTCGGGGAGCCCGGCGGGGCGCCCGCCTTCCGCGGGCACCGCCTGGGCCCGGCCGGGGAGGCGGCGGCCGAGCTGCGGGCGCTGCGGGAGCGGGGCCGCTGGTGCCCCGAGCACCGGGAGCGGCCCCTGGAGCTGTTCTGCGCCGACTGCGCGCTCTGCGTGTGCGCCCTGTGCCCGGTGCTGGGCGCCCACCGCGGCCACCGCGTCAGCCTGGTGGGGCAAGCCGCGCAGGGCACCAAG GAATTCATGACAACGTACTTGAAGGAGCTAGAATTGAAAAAGAATCAGGAAGTTGGCAATATAAGACATATAGAACAAGCTGTTAATGACCTTAAG GCACACGCCTCGGCTAGTAAAGCATCTCTGGCAGGGAAATTCACCGAACTCCGCTTACTACTTGATGAAGAGGAAAGGTTGACAAAAAAATTCATAAATGAAAAGACTCAACGGGCCCTCATGATGTATGAGCAGCAGACGGAGACATGTCAAGAACGAATTCAAATCATAGAGAGCTTCTCAGACCGAGTCAGGCAGATCCAGCAGCGAAGTGATCCCATTCAGTTATTACAG GACTACACAGCGTCAGAAAAAGAAATACAGCAGCAGAGGGCTCCGGCGGAACAGTGGCACCCGGTGCCTATGTCATTTGAGCATGTTATGAACCATTACAGGGGCTTAGCAAGAGCTATGCAGTCCGTTCTGCAGAAACCTTTAGAAGCTCGTCTGAAAGAAG ACATTTTCAGCAGCCTTAATGCCACTTCAAAGAAGGAGCCTGGTGCGTTGCTGAAAACAACATCTACAGTTGATCGATCATTATTTTTAAAAC ATGCGAGATCTCCAACCCTGGAATACGATAGCGTTCATCCCAGGTTGAGTTTGTCTGAGGATCGTCTTACAGtaagctgcagctggaggaggaaatTTTACCCTTCTAGCCCCCAGAGATTTGATAAATTATGGCAAGTCTTGAGCAAAGATGCTTTCTTCTCTGGGAGCCATTACTGGGAAGTGGACGTGCTTCACGCTGGACAAGGATGGTGGATTGGAGCAGCATACCCTTCCATCAAGAGACATGGAGACTCCGAAACTTGTCGACTAGGGTGGAACAGAGCATCCTGGTGTATAAAAAGGTTTGACCTTGAATATTGGGCATTTCACAAGGGAGAGAGGACCCTGATCCTGATAGATGACGATCCAGAACGAATTGGTGTTTTCCTGGATTACGAGGCTGGCATCCTCTCGTTCTATAATGTAACGGATGGTATGGTCCACCTGCATACGTTCCGCTGCAAGTTCACAGAGCCTCTTTACCCAGCACTTAGGCTATGGGAAGGTGCAATAACAATCTGCAAACTGACTTAG